A stretch of the Nosocomiicoccus ampullae genome encodes the following:
- a CDS encoding peptide MFS transporter, with protein MAKENLNHQPIPDSGFFGQPRGLSTLFFTEFWERFSYYGMKAILAYYLYYSVTKGGFGLDQSTALQIVSIYGALIYMSGIIGGWLADRIFGIRHSIFYGGILIMFGHILLALPNNFTILLIALFLLIIGTGLLKPNISTNVGMLYEKDDPRVDGGFTLFYMSINLGSLLAPLLVGTLQVNFGFHAGFALAAIGMFLGLLTYVLTNKKNLGDLGLKPSDPLKDEEKKKFSIIAIVVILVIALFITFTLMTNTLTIGAFANFITFLGVVLPTVLITKMIMSKKVTKKERSHLFAYIPLFLASVVFWMIQEQGATVLAAFADTKTELSVSKLTNGLIDFNIPAAWFQSLNPVFIVLLAPLMSRLWIKLGKHNPSTVTKFTVGVLLAGAAYLVMIIPLNTEGLIHPLWLVLSFLLVTVGELFVSPIGLSTTTKLAPTAFQSQMMSIWFLSNAMAQGLNAQMVKLYALINTQQYFMYSGLIAVGVAVVLIVLGSKIRKVMGKL; from the coding sequence ATGGCTAAAGAGAATTTAAATCATCAGCCTATACCTGATAGCGGTTTCTTCGGACAACCAAGAGGCCTATCTACATTATTCTTTACCGAATTTTGGGAACGTTTTAGTTACTATGGAATGAAAGCAATTCTAGCTTACTACTTATACTACTCGGTAACTAAAGGTGGATTTGGACTCGATCAATCAACCGCTTTACAAATCGTATCAATTTATGGTGCGTTAATTTATATGAGTGGTATTATTGGTGGCTGGTTAGCAGATAGAATTTTCGGTATTAGACATTCCATTTTCTATGGTGGAATTCTAATAATGTTCGGTCACATTTTACTCGCATTACCAAATAACTTTACTATTTTATTAATCGCATTATTTTTACTCATTATTGGTACTGGTCTTTTAAAACCAAATATTTCAACAAATGTTGGTATGTTATATGAAAAAGATGATCCAAGAGTGGACGGTGGTTTTACTTTATTCTACATGTCGATTAACTTAGGAAGTTTACTCGCACCACTACTTGTTGGTACGCTACAAGTAAACTTCGGATTCCATGCAGGTTTTGCGCTTGCAGCAATCGGAATGTTCTTAGGACTATTAACGTATGTATTAACAAATAAGAAAAATCTTGGTGACCTAGGTTTAAAACCATCAGATCCTTTAAAAGATGAAGAAAAGAAAAAGTTCAGCATCATCGCTATAGTTGTAATACTTGTGATTGCCCTATTTATTACATTCACATTAATGACGAATACATTAACTATCGGGGCATTTGCGAATTTCATTACATTCCTAGGTGTCGTGTTACCGACTGTACTAATTACAAAAATGATTATGTCTAAAAAAGTTACAAAAAAAGAACGTTCGCACTTATTTGCATACATTCCACTCTTTTTAGCATCTGTAGTTTTCTGGATGATCCAAGAACAAGGTGCGACTGTACTTGCAGCTTTTGCAGATACTAAAACAGAGTTAAGTGTCTCTAAATTAACAAATGGTTTGATTGACTTTAATATACCTGCAGCTTGGTTCCAGTCATTAAACCCTGTATTCATAGTATTACTTGCACCACTAATGTCACGCTTATGGATTAAACTTGGAAAACATAATCCTTCAACTGTTACGAAATTTACTGTTGGGGTATTACTTGCAGGTGCAGCATATCTCGTAATGATTATACCTTTAAATACTGAAGGTTTAATTCACCCACTATGGCTTGTCCTAAGTTTCTTATTAGTAACTGTTGGTGAATTATTCGTGTCACCAATTGGTCTATCTACGACGACAAAACTTGCACCAACTGCGTTCCAGTCACAAATGATGTCTATTTGGTTCTTATCAAATGCAATGGCACAAGGACTAAACGCACAGATGGTTAAGCTTTATGCTCTTATTAATACTCAGCAGTACTTTATGTATTCAGGACTGATTGCTGTAGGTGTTGCAGTTGTTTTAATTGTTTTAGGATCAAAAATCCGTAAAGTTATGGGTAAACTATAA
- a CDS encoding SLC13 family permease → MSRKDDTKPKKKLLNNVTWTIIAFIVLIGILLIPTPDNLPVVAHMALAILAFAIIMWVTEAVSYPTSSVMILALIILLIGFSPTGELGQYLTKGDLSGADPVGTKNALGLAFSGYSSPALVLVAAALFLAAAMQSTNLHKRLALFILSLVGNKTSRIVIGSIVVSIILAFFVPSATARAGAVIPILIGMITAFNISKDSKLAALLVMTAVQAVSIWNIGIKTAAAQNLVAINFIGDTMGVDISWGEWFLYAAPWSIIMSIILYFIMMKVMKPEYDEVPGGSEMIKSQLDDMGKITGPEWRLIIISVLLLVGWATEKVLHPIDSSSLTLVAIAVMLMPKIGVIKWEDAVKYIPWGTVIVFGAGISLGSLLLNTGGAQWLSDKTFGSLGLDSMPILATIIIVSIFNVLIHLGFASATSLASALIPVFISLTATLNLGDQAIGFVLIQQFVISFGFLLPISSPQGMLAYGTETFTVKQYFKAGVPLTIAGLLLIFLFSATYWKWIGLL, encoded by the coding sequence ATGAGTCGTAAAGACGATACAAAACCAAAAAAGAAACTACTGAATAATGTCACATGGACTATTATTGCATTTATAGTTCTTATTGGAATTTTACTTATTCCAACACCAGACAACTTACCAGTAGTTGCACATATGGCACTTGCGATTTTAGCATTTGCAATTATTATGTGGGTAACTGAAGCCGTGTCGTATCCGACATCTTCTGTAATGATTTTAGCACTTATTATATTACTTATTGGATTTAGTCCAACTGGAGAGCTCGGTCAATATTTAACTAAAGGGGATTTATCTGGCGCTGACCCTGTTGGTACTAAAAATGCACTAGGACTCGCATTTAGTGGGTATTCTTCACCTGCACTTGTGCTAGTTGCTGCGGCACTATTTTTAGCAGCTGCGATGCAATCAACGAATTTACACAAACGTCTTGCACTTTTCATATTATCACTCGTTGGTAATAAAACTTCTCGAATTGTAATCGGAAGTATTGTCGTTTCAATTATTCTAGCATTCTTCGTTCCATCAGCAACTGCACGTGCAGGCGCTGTTATTCCAATTTTAATTGGTATGATTACAGCATTTAATATTTCTAAAGATAGTAAACTTGCTGCTCTTTTAGTTATGACTGCAGTACAAGCTGTTTCAATTTGGAACATCGGTATTAAAACAGCTGCGGCACAAAACTTAGTGGCAATTAACTTCATCGGTGATACGATGGGCGTTGACATTTCATGGGGTGAATGGTTCTTATACGCAGCTCCATGGTCAATCATTATGTCAATCATTCTTTACTTTATCATGATGAAAGTCATGAAACCTGAGTACGATGAAGTACCTGGTGGTTCTGAAATGATTAAATCTCAACTCGACGACATGGGTAAAATTACTGGTCCTGAATGGCGTTTAATTATTATCTCTGTACTATTACTTGTCGGTTGGGCAACTGAAAAAGTATTACACCCAATTGACTCATCATCACTCACGTTAGTTGCGATCGCAGTGATGTTAATGCCTAAAATTGGTGTAATTAAATGGGAAGACGCTGTGAAGTACATCCCTTGGGGTACGGTCATCGTATTCGGTGCAGGTATTTCACTTGGTAGTTTACTTCTAAATACAGGTGGTGCTCAGTGGTTAAGTGATAAAACATTCGGATCACTTGGTTTAGATTCTATGCCGATACTTGCAACAATTATTATTGTTTCTATATTTAACGTACTCATCCACTTAGGATTTGCGAGTGCAACAAGTTTAGCTTCGGCATTAATCCCTGTATTTATATCACTTACAGCAACATTAAACTTAGGTGATCAAGCAATTGGTTTCGTATTAATTCAACAGTTCGTTATTAGCTTTGGATTCTTATTACCAATCAGCTCACCACAAGGTATGCTCGCTTACGGTACTGAGACATTTACAGTTAAACAGTACTTTAAAGCCGGTGTACCACTAACAATTGCTGGTTTACTCTTAATCTTCCTATTCAGTGCAACATACTGGAAATGGATTGGATTGCTATAA
- a CDS encoding TipC family immunity protein: MKRPVFIVLIVLFVIFIVFAAFKIANHEKYENVFEEIYSISKTKYSSSSTLFDKEEDEIETKYKEIENVEKVSVEYHFEDVGGGFIVEITDNGSTYKVKYKADDKKLYESFSGDSTKEADLKEVFNKEFLEDWFETRSSRFSMDNLGDVEIVKE; encoded by the coding sequence ATGAAGCGTCCTGTCTTTATAGTGCTCATTGTATTATTTGTTATATTTATAGTTTTTGCAGCGTTTAAAATCGCGAATCATGAAAAATACGAAAATGTATTTGAAGAAATTTACTCAATATCTAAAACAAAATATTCATCGTCTTCAACGCTTTTTGACAAAGAAGAAGATGAGATTGAGACAAAATATAAAGAGATCGAAAATGTTGAAAAGGTGTCCGTTGAATATCACTTTGAAGACGTTGGTGGTGGATTCATTGTTGAGATTACTGATAATGGTAGTACATACAAAGTGAAGTATAAAGCGGATGATAAAAAACTATACGAATCATTTAGTGGAGATTCTACAAAAGAAGCGGATTTAAAAGAAGTTTTTAACAAAGAATTTCTAGAAGACTGGTTCGAAACACGTTCGAGTCGATTCAGCATGGATAATTTAGGCGATGTGGAGATTGTAAAAGAGTAG
- a CDS encoding ornithine cyclodeaminase family protein, whose amino-acid sequence MKTFTDKEIEQVYKMDEAIKDTYNTLNTLNEGLIKMEQRTVIPVEGDKVMLYMPCVDNKEKFSAVKIISIYPDNAADGYPATQAVTVLTELEHGENVATLDASYLTKLRTGAMTGIATDLLSKKEAKELGIIGTGGMAFEQALGVLEVRDIKKIRLFNRTLSKCDNFKIRLEEHGVKADIEICEDVNDVTSASDIINTATNSTQAVFEDEHVKEGAHINGLGSYMPEMREIHTDSIKRARHVIFDDVDGVIEEAGEFIHAVESGDFKWNKAIGLKDALNQEFERNNSDITIFKSVGASYYDMSAAIGAYKKLV is encoded by the coding sequence TTGAAAACTTTTACTGATAAAGAAATCGAACAAGTCTATAAAATGGACGAAGCAATTAAAGATACTTACAACACATTAAACACTTTAAATGAAGGTCTTATTAAAATGGAGCAACGTACAGTGATTCCTGTTGAAGGCGATAAAGTAATGCTTTACATGCCATGTGTTGATAACAAAGAAAAATTTTCAGCAGTGAAAATTATCTCAATTTACCCAGATAATGCAGCAGACGGTTATCCTGCAACACAAGCAGTTACTGTACTAACAGAACTCGAGCACGGTGAAAACGTCGCAACGCTTGATGCGAGCTATTTAACAAAATTACGTACCGGTGCGATGACAGGTATTGCGACAGATTTACTCTCTAAAAAAGAGGCAAAAGAATTAGGTATTATCGGAACAGGCGGCATGGCATTCGAACAAGCACTCGGAGTATTAGAAGTTCGTGATATTAAAAAGATTCGCTTATTTAATCGTACGTTAAGTAAATGTGACAATTTTAAAATACGTTTGGAAGAACACGGTGTAAAAGCAGATATTGAAATTTGTGAAGACGTAAATGACGTAACAAGTGCTTCAGACATCATCAATACTGCAACGAACTCAACACAAGCAGTGTTTGAAGACGAACACGTAAAAGAAGGTGCGCACATTAATGGTCTTGGATCATACATGCCTGAAATGCGTGAAATTCACACTGATTCAATTAAACGAGCACGCCACGTAATATTCGACGACGTCGACGGTGTAATTGAAGAAGCGGGAGAATTCATTCATGCAGTAGAGTCTGGAGATTTTAAATGGAACAAAGCAATCGGTTTAAAAGATGCATTAAATCAAGAATTTGAAAGAAATAACTCAGATATCACAATTTTTAAATCCGTTGGTGCATCTTACTATGATATGTCTGCAGCAATCGGCGCTTATAAAAAATTAGTGTAA
- a CDS encoding MFS transporter: MDKSLQRKVLTASLVGSSIEWFDFFLYASVASVVFNTQYFVTDNPTLSTMIAYFGLALSFFIRPFGGVFFSHIGDKIGRKRTLVITLTLMGVATVGIGLTPTYAQIGILAPILLLFFRLIQGLGISGEWGGALLLATEYAPESKRGFFGAVPQMGVTIGMVLGSSSFYLMTSIMSEELFLSIGWRIPFILSAFLVLFGLWIRKDLDETPEFRASMESGKIPKVPIVDTWKYHKREVLITSGAKFVETAPFYIFGTFIVGYATKTLGYEFSTVMLVVMISATITSIFIPYMGTLSDRIGRQKLYLIGAVAMFLFMIPYFLMLQTNNVIMLFLATIIGLSIIWSPITAVLGTMFSEVFSTEVRYTGVTLGYQIGAALAGGTAPMVAEFLMGKFDQSWLPVALYIMVISLISIFSVLQIKHKPQVQESKLTVEEV, translated from the coding sequence ATGGATAAATCATTACAAAGAAAAGTCTTAACAGCAAGTTTAGTTGGATCATCAATTGAGTGGTTTGACTTTTTCTTATATGCGTCTGTGGCAAGTGTAGTATTTAACACGCAATATTTCGTCACAGATAACCCTACACTTTCAACGATGATCGCTTATTTTGGTCTTGCATTATCATTTTTTATACGTCCTTTTGGAGGCGTTTTCTTTTCACATATTGGAGATAAAATCGGTCGTAAGCGTACGCTCGTCATTACACTAACATTAATGGGTGTTGCGACTGTAGGTATCGGTTTAACCCCAACATATGCTCAAATTGGTATCCTCGCACCAATTTTACTTCTGTTCTTTAGACTCATTCAAGGATTAGGAATTAGTGGTGAATGGGGAGGCGCATTACTCCTTGCAACAGAGTATGCACCGGAATCTAAACGTGGATTTTTCGGAGCTGTACCACAAATGGGAGTTACAATCGGTATGGTACTCGGGTCTTCATCGTTTTACCTAATGACGTCAATTATGAGTGAAGAATTATTTTTAAGTATCGGTTGGAGAATTCCGTTTATCTTAAGTGCATTTTTAGTTTTATTTGGTTTATGGATTCGTAAAGATCTTGATGAAACACCAGAATTTAGAGCATCTATGGAATCAGGTAAAATTCCAAAAGTACCAATTGTTGATACGTGGAAATATCATAAACGTGAAGTACTCATTACGAGTGGTGCAAAATTTGTTGAAACTGCACCGTTCTATATTTTTGGTACATTTATTGTCGGTTATGCAACAAAAACTTTAGGGTATGAATTTAGTACAGTAATGCTTGTCGTTATGATCAGCGCAACAATTACATCAATTTTCATTCCTTATATGGGTACACTAAGTGATCGTATTGGTCGCCAAAAGTTATACTTAATCGGCGCAGTAGCGATGTTTTTATTTATGATTCCGTATTTCTTAATGCTTCAAACAAATAACGTAATTATGCTGTTTTTAGCAACGATTATCGGTTTAAGTATTATTTGGTCACCAATAACTGCGGTGCTCGGTACGATGTTCTCTGAAGTATTTAGTACTGAAGTACGTTACACAGGTGTGACACTTGGCTATCAAATTGGAGCAGCACTTGCAGGTGGTACAGCTCCGATGGTCGCAGAATTTTTAATGGGCAAATTCGATCAATCATGGTTACCAGTCGCTCTATACATTATGGTTATCTCTTTAATTTCAATTTTCAGTGTGTTACAAATTAAACATAAGCCACAAGTTCAAGAAAGCAAATTAACTGTAGAAGAAGTTTAA